The nucleotide sequence GCGCGCAGGTTGGGCAGCAGGCGCACCTCGCGTCCCTCCTGCATGCCGAAGGCGTCCAGCAGCGACAGGCGGTTGCGGGTGGCCAGCACCTCGAAGTCCTTGTAGGTGCCCACGCGGATGTTGGGCGTGTCGTACCACTGGTAGGGCAGGCGCTTGGTCACCGGCATGCGGCCGCGGGCAACGGCCAGCCGGTTGGGCCAGTGGGCGAAATTGGGGAAGGCCACGATGCCCACCTTGCCCACCCGGGCCGTCTCGCGCAGCATGGTCTCGGCATTGCGCAGGTGCTGCAGGGTGTCGATCTGCAGCACCACGTCGAACGAGTCGTCGTCGAACATGGCCAGGCCCTCTTCCAGGTTCAGCTGGATCACGTCGACCCCGCGCCTGACGCAGGCCAGCACGTTGGCGTCGGCGATCTCCACGCCGTAGCCGCTGCAGCCGCGCTCGCGCTGCAGCAGATGGAGCAGGGCGCCGTCGCCGCAGCCCAGGTCCAGCACGCGCGAGCCCGGCGGCACCATGCGGGCGATGGTCTGCATCAAGGGACGGTCGCTCATGCACTGAACTCCGCGGCGATGCGGTCGAAGTACGCGCGCACCACGGCCAGGTAGCGCGCGTCCTCCAGCAGGAAGGCGTCGTGGCCGTGGGGTGCGTCGATCTCGGCGTAGCTGACGCGCCGCCGGTTGTCCAGCAGCGCCTTGGCGATCTCGCGGCTGCGCGCCGGCGGGAAGCGCCAGTCGGTGGTGAAGCTCACCAGCAGGAAGTCGGCGGTGGCGGTGGCCAGGGCCTTGGCCAGGCTGCCGCCGTGCGCGCGCGCCGGGTCGAAGTAGTCCAGCGCGCGCGTGATCAGCAGGTAGGTGTTGGCGTCGAAGTACTCGCTGAACTTGTCGCCCTGGTAGCGCAGGTAGCTCTCGATCTGGAACTCGATGTCCTGCGTGGTGTACCGCAGGTCGATGCCGTCCCTGAGCTGTCTTCCGAACTTCTCGTTCATCACGTCGTCACTCAGGTACGTGATGTGGCCGATCATGCGGGCGATGCGCAGGCCGCGCTTGGGCACCACGCCGTGCCGGTAGAAGTGGCCGCCGTGGAAATCCGGGTCGGTGACGATGGCCCGGCGCGCCACCTCGTTGAAGGCGATGTTCTCGGCCGTGAGGTTGGGCGCGCTGGCGATCACCGCCGCGTGCCGCACGCGACGCGGGTACTGCAGCGTCCAGGACAACGCCTGCATGCCGCCCAGGCTGCCGCCCATCACGGCGGCCAGGCTGGCTATGCCCAGGGCGTCCAGCAGGCGTGCCTGGGCATCGACCCAGTCCTCCACGGTCACCACCGGGAAGTCGGCGCCCCAGGGCCGGCCGGTGGCGGGGTTGGCGTGCATGGGCCCGGTGGAGCCGAAGCACGAACCCAGGTTGTTGACGCCGATGACGAAGAAGCGCTCGGTATCCAGCGGCTTGCCCGGGCCGATCATGGTGTCCCACCAGCCTTCGGAGCCGGGCTGGCCCTCGTACACCCCGGCCACATGGTGCGAGGCGTTGAGCGCGTGGCACACCAGCACCGCGTTGCTGCGGTCGGCGTTGAGCCTGCCGTAGGTCTCGTAGGCCAGGTCGTAGCCGGCCATGGACGCGCCGCTTTGCAGGGCCAGCGGCGCGTCGAAGTGCATGGACTGCGGGACGGCGTTCAGGGTCATGGGCGATGGGTCGGCGGCAACAAAAAACCCGGCTCGCTAAACACGAGGCCGGGCTGCTGCAGGCGCTTCGTCTTTAGCTGAACTTGGTTAAGCGCCCGCAAGCGGAAGCAAATCGGCGCTGGGCGGCAGTATAGCCGCGCCGCCGGGCTTCAGCTCCAGCCCAGCAGCACTCCCACGCCCAGCGCCAGGAAGATCAGGGCCGAGACCACGTGCACCGCCCGCACCGGCACGCGCCGCATCACGCGCTCGCCGAACCAGACCACCGGCGCGTTGGCCAGCATCATGCCCAGCGTGGTGCCCACCACCACCGCGGTCCAGCCGGTGTACTGCGCGGCCAGCATCACGGTGGCGATCTGCGTCTTGTCGCCCATCTCCGCCAGGAAGAACGCCACCAGGGTGGCGACGAACACGCTACCGCGCGGCGACCGCGGCGCGTCGTCGGCATCGAGCTTGTCGGGCACCAGCATCCACACCGCCATGCCGACGAAGGAGGCGGCCAGCAGCCAGCGCAGCAGCTGGGGCCCCAGCCAGGTGGTGACCCAGGCGCCGGCCGCGCCGGCCAGGGCGTGGTTGGCCAGGGTGGCGGTCAGGATGCCGCCCAGGATGGGCCAGGGGCGGCGAAAGCGGGCGGCCAGCACCAGGGACAGCAGCTGCGTCTTGTCGCCCATCTCGGCAAGGGCCACGATGCCGGTGGAAAGGAGGAAGGCTTCCATGGGGGGCGCCATGGTACCCGCGGCCCGGGCCTGCTCGGCAGCGGGTCGCCCGCCGCCGGAGCCCTGGCAGCGCGAAGCCCGCTCATGGCCCATAATCACGGGGCCGCGCAAGCGGCACCGTTTGCGGTGTTTGGTCAGTTTCGCGTCTTCGAATGAAGTTTTGAGTTTGTGATTGCGTCCCGGCTCCATCGCTATTTCCGCGTTTTTTCCTAGGAGCCTTCATGGGCAACAAACTTTACGTGGGCAACCTGCCCTATTCCTACCGCGACAGTGACATGGAGCAGGCGTTCAGCCAGTTCGGCACCGTCTCCAGCGCCAAGGTCATGATGGAGCGCGACACCGGCCGCTCCAAGGGCTTCGGCTTCGTCGAGATGAGCAGCCCGGCCGAGGCGCAGGCCGCCATCGAAGGCATGAACGGCCAGCAGATCGGCGGCCGCGGCCTGGTCGTCAACGAGGCCCGTCCGATGGAGCCGCGCACCGGCGGCGGCGGTGGTGGTTTCGGCGGCGGCGGTGGCCGCAGCGGTGGTGGCGGCGGCTATGGTGGCGGTGGTGGCCGCAGCGGCGGCGGCGGTGGCGGCGGCTACGGTGGTGGCCGCGGCGGCTACTGATCCATGGACAGGCCGCGCACCGCGCGGTGACTCAACCAAAGGGCCTACATGGCCCTTTTTTCATGGGCGCGGCGGCCGCAAAGGTCTTGCATACCCCCCGGATATCTGTTTCATAATTACCGGGCGTGGGTTAAGCAGTGTCACGCAGGATTGCGGTGAACAGGTCACTTTTCGCGTCGCTGGTTGGTCGAATGCGCTTTCGGGACTCCATCGCTTAAGGTCTTAGTGTTTCTTTAGGAGTCCCTATTTCATGGGCAACAAACTTTACGTGGGCAACCTGCCCTACTCGGTGCGCGACAGTGACCTGGAGCAGGCCTTCAGCCAGTTCGGCGCGGTGTCCAGCGCCAAGGTCATGATGGAGCGCGACACCGGCCGCTCCAAGGGCTTCGGCTTCGTCGAGATGGGCAGCGATGCCGAGGCCCAGGCCGCCATCAACGGCATGAACGGCCAGCCGCTGGGCGGCCGCAGCGTGGTGGTCAATGAAGCCCGCCCGATGGAATCGCGTCCGCGCACCGGCGGCTACGGTGGCGGTGGCAGCGGTGGTGGTTACGGCGGCGGCGGTGGTGGCGGCTACGGTGGTGGTGGTAGTGGCGGTGGCGGTGGCGGCCGCAGCGGTGGCGGCGGCGGTTACGGCGGCGGTGGCGGTGGCCGCGGTGGCAATGACGGCGGCTTCCGCAGCCCCTACGGCTCGGGTCCGCGCGGCGGCGGCCGCGGCGGCAACAGCTACTGATCAGCGACCGTACAAAGATCAGCATCAAAGCGGGGCAAAGCCCCGCTTTTTCTTTGGGAGCGTCGGGGAGCAACGGGCTCCGCCGCCCCAGAAACCGCCGCTATCAAAAGCGCAGCACAAGCAGGCGCTTCCTACGTACGTCATCCGCATCGTCTGACATCGCCGCGGCTGAGAGTGGATAGATTGTTCCAACTCGAAACAATCTGTCCCAAACCCCCTGATGTGCAGCCCTTCCTTCACGACCTCAGCACGGGCGGCTGCTAACCCACGGGTTCGCATCGCATGAGCCTGCGCCTGCACTCCCGGATCGCCGGCGGGTGGGCCGTGCTGGCGGCCGCCTGCCTGCTGTGCCTGGCGGCCGTGTGGAATGGCCAGCCCCTGCTGTATCCCGACACGCCGACTTACCTGCGCGGCGCTGAAATGGGCGCGGGCAAGGCGCTGGGCGGACGGGTGGCACCCTGGCTGCCTGCCGAGCCGGCGCCCGCCGCCGATGCGCCGGCATCCACCCCGCAGGCCGCCGACGCCGCCAGGCCCAAGGGCCTGACCTCGGTGGAGGACAAGGTGGTGCTGGCCGGCCGCTCGGTCTATTACGGCGCCCTGCTGTACGCCAGCCACCTGGCGGGCAGCCTGTGGCTGACCGTGGCGCTGCAGGCGCTGTGCGTGGCCTACCTGCTGCAGCTGCTGATGGTGCGGCTGTGGGGGCTGGGGACGCGGCACCTGCTGGGCACGGTGGCGGCCCTGGGGCTGCTCACGCCGCTGGCGGCCTACACCGGTTTCCTGATGCCGGACATCTTCGCCGGGCTGGGCATCCTGGCCATGGCCACACTGGCCGCCTACTGGCAGCGCCTGGGACGGGCCGACCGCATCGCGCTGTCGCTGCTGCTGCTGTTCGGCCTGTGCGCGCACGCCAGCCATGTCGTCATCGCCGCGGCCCTGCTGGGGGTGGGGCTGCTGGCGCGGCTGTCCACCCGCCGCTGGAAGCACCTGCCCGGGGCGGCCTTCGCGGTGGCGGGCGCCTGCATCGTCGCGGCGGTGGCGGCCGAGTGGGTGTTCAACCAGGCCGTGACCCGGGCAGTGGGTGCGCCGCCGCTGCGCATGCCGCACCCCATGGCGCGCCTGGTCGACATGGGCCCCGGCACCGATTACCTGCGGCGCAACTGCCCGCGGGCCGGCTACGAGGCCTGCGCCTTCCTGGCCAACTACCCGACCGCCTGGGACGATTTCCTGTTCTCCACCGACCCGAACAAGGGCGCCTTCGCGCTCGCCGACGCCGCCGGCAAGCGCCGCATGGCGGCCGAGCAGCTGCGCTTCGTGGCCGACGTGGTGCGCCACGACCCGGCAGGCGTGGCGGCGGGCGTGGCGGCGGACGTGCTGCGACAGCTTGCGCTGTTCCGGGTGGACATCTGGGGTTACGGCCCGCGCGAGCTGGCCATGTACGAAGGCCGCGTGCCGCCCTCGCTGTACGCCGGCATGCGCGCCAGCCGCGGCGCCTACAACCCCCGCTACAACCAGTGGCTGAGCGCGGCCACCTACCTGAGCACGGCCGCGGCCGTGCTGGCGCTGCTGTGGTGGTGGCGCCGCGCGTCCTCGGCCGGGGCGCTGTCCCCGGCAGCCGAGCCGCGGCGCTTTGCCGATTTCCTCTGGATCACGCTGGCCGGTATCGCCCTCAACGCCCTCGTGTGCGCCAGCCTGGCCTCGTCGGCGGACCGCTTCCAGGCGCGCGTGATCTGGCTGCTGCCTTTCCTGGCGCTGTCGGCGCTGGCGCTGGCCTATGCGCGCCGCCCGACCGAGACCACCGCCGCGGCTTCCCCGCCGCCTTCCCTCAACCCCTCTTCGACCACTTCACTTCAAGGATCCGCTTCATGAGCAGTGCCATCCCTTCATCCACCGCGGCGCCGGACACGCGCGCCCGCTTCAGCGACTACCTGAAGATGGCCCGGCTGGACCACATGACCAAGCACGTCTTCATCCTGCCCGGCCTGGTGCTGGCGTGGGTGCTGCGCGACCCGTCGCTGGAAGGCGTCTGGCTGAACATCCTGCTGGGCTTCGGCAGCGCGGTGCTGATCGCCTCGGCCAACTACATCATCAACGAGTGGCTGGACCGTGAGTTCGACGCCTTCCATCCCGACAAGTCCAAGCGCCCCGCGGTCAACATGGAGATGTCGGCGCTGCCGGTGTATGGCGGCTATGCCTTCTGCAGCCTCGCCGGCATCGCGCTCGGCTGGCTGGTGGGACCGGTGTTCTTCGTCACCACCCTGCTGTTCTGGCTGTCGGGCGTGATCTACAACGTCCGGCCGATCCGCTCCAAGGACAAGGCCTACCTGGACGTGCTGTCCGAGTCGCTGAACAACCCGATCCGGCTGATGCTGGGCTGGGGCATGATCGAGCATGGCTCGGTGGCGCCCGCCTCCCTGCTGCTGGCCTACTGGATGGGCGGCGCCTTCCTGATGGGCGCCAAGCGCCTGTCCGAGTACCGCGAGATCGCGGCCGGCCCCGGCGTGGGCGTGCTGCACCGCTATCGCCGCTCGTTCCAGCACTACACCGAGGAGCGGCTGACCATCTCGGTGTTCGTCTATGCGCTGCTGGCCCTGCTGCTGATCGGCTTCTTCCTGGTCAAGTACCGCATCGAGTACCTGATCGCCTGCCCGCTGATCATCGCCATGTTCGCTCACTACCTGGGCCTGTCCATGCGCAGCGGTTCGGTGGCGCAGAAGCCCGAGAAGCTGTTCCGCGAGAAGCGCCTGATGGTGATCAGCGGCGCCACCGTGGTGGCCCTGGTGGTGCTGAGCTTCGTCAACATCCCCGCGCTGCAGGGCTTCACCGAGCCGCACTACATCACCGTGACCGAGAACCGCCGCTGATGCAGGACACCGCTTCTTCTTCGCAAGGGGCGGCGCCGGCGCGCATCGACTGGTCCGGGGTGGACCTCGTCGTCTTCGACGTGGACGGCACGCTGTACGACCAGCGCCGGCTGCGCCTGGCGATGCTGCGGCGCCTGCTCGGCCACACGTTGCGCACGCGCAGCCTGCAGACGCTGCGCGTCCTGCGCAGCTTCCGCCGGGTGCGCGAGCAGCTGGGCGAGGAGGCCGGCGTCAACTTCCTGGTGGAGCAGTACAGCCGCACCGCACGGCTGCACGGCTGCGCGCCCGAGCAGGTCGAGCGGCTGGCCACCGACTGGATGGAGACGCGCCCGCTCGACCTGCTGGCCGCCGCGCGCTACCCGCACGTGGACGCCGTGTTCGCCGGCCTGCGCGCCGCGGGCAAGCAGGTGGCGGTGTTCTCGGACTACCCGGCCGTCGCCAAGCTGCAGGCGCTGGGCCTGGCGGCCCAGCCGGTGGTGAGCGCCTGCGACGCGGCGGTGGCCAGGCTCAAGCCCGACCCCACCGGACTGCTGGCCATCCTGCGCGCCACCGGCGTGGCGCCGTCGCGCACGCTGATGGTGGGCGATCGCTTCGACCGCGACGCTGCCGTGGCCGATCGGGCCGGCGTGCGCGCGCTGATCCGATCGCGCGAGCCGCACCCCACGGTCCCCACCTTCCGCCGCTACGACGATCCGGTGTTCCAGCCGCTGCTGGCGTCATCGCCGGTGCCCGCCGCGGCATGAAGGCCACGGCCCCCACCGGCGGCCCGGCGGCCATGCCCCCCATGGGCGGCGGCCTGCCGCGGCTGGCGCGCCAGGCGCTGGGCTACCTCATGACCGGCGGGCTGGCCGCCGTGGTGGACATCGGCGGCTTCCACCTGCTCGCGCCGCAGTTCTCCGGTGTGCTGTGGCCCGCCGTGCTGAGCTTCCTGGTGGCGGCGGTGGTGAACTACACGCTGTCGTCGCTGTGGGTCTACCGGCGCCAATGGCGCTCGTTGCGGCGCGCGGCGCTGTTCCTGCTGTTCGCCTGCGTGGGGCTGGCGATCAACGCCGGCGTCACCTGGGCCATCGCGGGCGCGCTGCCGGTGCACCCCACGCTGGCCAAGGTGGGCGGGGTGGGCATCGCCTTCGTCGCCAACTTCCTGATGAACACCTTCATCGTGTTCCGCGCCGGCGACGACCGCTGACGCCGCGGGGAGAGCAGCGGAGAAGTCAGCCCGCCTCGCCGCGGCGGTGCTTGCGCGGGCGGCCGGCCAGCAGCCGGTCGAACACCGGGTTGGGCAGCAGGCGCAGCAGCCGGGCCACCACGCCCATCTGCCAGGGGATGAAGCGGTGGCTGGCGCCCGCCGCGATGGCGCGGAACGCCCGGTCGGCAAAGGCGTCCGCCGGCATCAGGAAGGGCATGGCGTAGCGGTTCTGCCGCGTCAGCGGCGTGTCGATGTAGCCGGGGCTGATCGTCACCACCCGCACGCCGCTGGCGCGCAGCTCGCCGCGCAGGCTCTCGCAGTAGCTGATCACCGCGGCCTTGCTGGCGCAGTAGGCGCCATGGCCCGGCAGGCCGCGCATGCCGGCCACGCTGGCGATGCCCACCAGGGTGCCGCTGCCGCGCCGCGCCATCGGTTCGACAAAGGGGTGGAAGGTGGCGGCCAGGCCGATGTTGTTGGTGGCGTAGGTCTGGGCGATGACCTCCAGGTCCTCGCGCACCGCGGTGTCCACGCCGATGCTGATGCCGGCGTTGGCGACCACCACGTCGGGCAGGCCCTGCGCGGCGATGCAGGCCTGGCCGGCCGCCACGATGCCGGCGGTGTCGGCCACGTCCGCGCCGTAGACGGCGCAGCGGTCCGCGCCCAGCCCCTGCGCCAGGGCCCAGGCCTGCATCTCGCCGGTGCGGCGCGCCGCCAGGGCCAGCCGCCAGCCGGCCTGCGCATAGCGCGCCGCCAGCGCCTGGCCGATGCCGCTGGAGGCCCCGGTGATGAAGACCAGCCGGCTCACCGCAGGCCCTTCATCCAGGGCCCTTCACCGCGCATCGCCGCCCGCCGCCGCGCCGCCCGGCTGCAGCGTGCCGCGCACCCGGCCGCGCAGCTCCATCACGCGGTCCAGGTTGTCGTAGTCCAGGCTGTCGGCGGTGAACTGGTCGCTGCCGCGCACCAGCACCACCGGCTTGGGCGAGGTGACGCGCTCGGTATCCAGGAAGGCGTGCAGGAACTCGCCGCGCACCTGCATGCGCGGCTGCGGACTGCCGCCGGGGCCCGTGCCCGCCTCGCGCGTGACCACCGCGTCGCCGACCAGCTGCACCTCGGTGCCGTCGCCGTTGGAGATGCCGCGCCGGGCGGTGGCGGTGGTCAGCTCGCCCTGCTCGTTGAAGAAGCGGATGCGCGGCTGGTCGATCTCCAGCGTGTCGGTGTCCGGGTAGTGGCGCCCCTCGGTACCGAAGATCTCGCTCTTGAGGCGGCCGCCGGCGTCGAAGGTGCGCAGGGAGAAGCGCCGCATGAAGTAGTCGGGCTCGTGCGTGAGGGGGCGCTGCGCGGCCGGCGCCTGGAAGGTGGGCGTGTTGCGCGCCAGCCAGTAGGTGCCCAGCGCCATCATGCCCATGATCACGGCCGGCAGGTACAGCGCGGCGCGGTCCCAGGCCGTGCGCAGGCGCCCGGCCAGGCCGGCGGGGCGCAGGGCCGCCCTCACGCGTAGCGCTCCAGCAGGCCGGCATAGCGCCCGCTGGCCACCAGCAGCAGGTCGCAGAACTCGCGCGCCGCGCCGCCGCCGCCGGCGGCCGCCGTCACGTAGCGCACCGCGGCGCGGACCTCCGCGTGGGCGTTGGCCGGCGCGGCCGCGAACGCGCAGCGCCGCAGCACCGGCAGGTCGGGCCAGTGCGTCGCCGATGGCGGCCGCCTCGTGCCAGCCCAGGCTCAGCGCCGCCAGCGTCTGCTCGGCGGCTGGCGCCTTGTCCTCGGTGCCGTAGTGCACGCGGGTGATGCCCAGGGCGGCCAGCCGGGCGCGCAGCGCGGGCGAGTCGCGCCCGGTGATGACCACCGGCGTGATGCCCGCCTGCTGCAGCAGCTTGAGCCCCAGGCCGTCAAGGATGTTGAAGCGCTTGAGGGCCTCGCCCTCGGCCGACAGGTACAGGCCGCCGTCGGTCAGCACGCCGTCCACGTCGAAGAAGGCCACGCGCACGCCCTGCGCGGCGAGCAGCAGGGCCGGGTCGAACTGCAGGGCGGGGGTCATGTTCTCAAATGACTTTCGCGCGCATCAGGTCGTTGCTGCTCACGGCGCCGCACAGCCGGCCCTGGTCGTCGATCACCAGCACGCTGTTGATGCGGTGCTTTTCCATCAGTTCCGCCGCCTCCACCGCCAGCACGTCGTCGCGGATGACGCCGCGGGGGTTGGGATGCATCACCTCGCGCGCCGTCAGCCCGCGCAGGTCCCGGCCCTTCTCGACCAGGCGGCGCAGGTCGCCGTCGGTGAAGATGCCCAGCACGCGGCCCTCGCCGTCCACCACGGCCGAGGCGCCCAGGCCCTTGGCGCTCATCTCGCGCATCAGCTCGGTGAAAGGCGTGTCCGCGCCCACGCGCGGCACGGCGCCGCCCGCGCGCATCACGTCGCGCAGGTGCGTCAGCAGCTTGCGACCCAGGGCGCCTCCGGGGTGCGAGCGCGCGAAATCCTCGGTGCGAAAGCCGCGCGCGTCCAGCAGCGCGACGGCCAGCGCGTCGCCCAGCGCGAGCTGGGCGGTGGTGCTGGCCGTGGGCGCCAGGTTGAGCGGGCAGGCCTCCTTCGCGACGCCGCTGTCCAGCACGATGTCGGCGTGGCGCGCCAGGGTGGACTGCGCGTTGCCGGTCATGGCCACCAGGGGCGCGCCCAGGCGCTTGAGCACCGGCAGGATGGCGGTGATCTCGTCGCTCTCGCCGCCGTTGGAGATGGCCAGCACCAGGTCCGCCGGCTTGATCATGCCGAGGTCGCCGTGGCTGGCCTCGGCCGGGTGCACGAACATCGCCGCCGTGCCGGTGGAGGCCAGCGTGGCCGCCACCTTGCGGCCGATGTGGCCGCTCTTGCCCATGCCCATCACGACCACGCGGCCGGTCACGGCCAGCATGGCCTCGACGGCCCGGGCGAAGGCGGCGCCGGTGCGCGCCTTGAGCCCCAGCACGGCGGCGGCCTCGATGTCAAAGGTTTCCTGCGCGAGCGCGAGGGCGCGGGCGGCGTCGAAGGCCGGTGCCGTGCCCGTCGCCGCGGCCTGTCCGAAGGCTGTCGATGCGGTCATCCGCGGGATTCTACGGTTGGGGCTTCGCTTAGCATCCACCCCATGTCCACGCTGGAGCTCACGCTGCTGTACCTGCTGGCCGCGGTGCTCGGCGTGGTGGCCTGCCGCTCGCTCAGGCTGCCGCCCATGCTGGGCTACCTGGCGGTGGGGGTGCTGATCGGCCCCAACGCCCTGGGCCTGAGCCAGGACGCCGAGGCGGTGCGCCACCTGGGCGAGTTCGGCGTGGTGTTCCTGATGTTCGTGATCGGGCTGGAATTCAACCTGCCCAAGCTGCGCGCCATGCGCGGCCACGTGTTCGGGCTGGGCCTGTTCCAGGTGGTGCTGACCATCCTGCTGGGGACCGTCGGCAGCCTGGTGCTCGCATGGCTGCTGCCCTCGTTCTGGCGCATGAGCTGGCAGACGGCGCTGGCCCTGTCCGGCGCGCTGACCATGAGCAGCACCGCCATCGTGATCAAGCTCATGGCCGAGCGGCTGGAGCTGGAGTCCGAGCACGGCAAGCGCGTGATGGGCGTGCTGCTGTTCCAGGACCTGGCCGTCGTGCCGCTGCTGGTGCTGATCCCGGCCCTGGGCAGCAAGCCCGAGACGCTGCTGGCGGCGCTGGGCCTGGCCACGCTCAAGGCGGCCGGCCTGGTGCTGCTGCTGCTGGTGGGCGGGCAGCGGCTGATGCGCTGGTGGCTCACCCTGGTGGCGCGGCGCAAGAGCGAGGAGCTGTTCGTGCTGAACCTGCTGCTGATCACGCTGGGCCTGGCCTGGCTGACCGAGCTGGCGGGGCTGTCGCTGGCGCTGGGCGCCTTCATCGCCGGCATGCTGATCTCGGAGACCGAGTACAAGCACCAGGTGGAGACCGACATCCGGCCGTTCCACGACGTGCTGCTGGGCCTGTTCTTCATCACCATCGGCATGATGCTGGACTGGCGCCTGGTGGGCCAGCGCTGGGGCCTGGTGCTGCTGCTGCTGTCGGCACCGCTGCTGTTCAAGCTGGCCCTGGTGACCCTGCTGGCGCGCGGCTTCGGCGCCTCCATGGGCGTGTCGCTGCGCACCGGGCTGTACCTGGCGCAGGCCGGCGAGTTCGGCTTCGTGCTGCTGACCCTGGCGGCGCAGAACGGCCTGGTGCGGCCGGAGCTGCTCAACCCGGTG is from Ramlibacter tataouinensis TTB310 and encodes:
- a CDS encoding monovalent cation:proton antiporter-2 (CPA2) family protein — its product is MSTLELTLLYLLAAVLGVVACRSLRLPPMLGYLAVGVLIGPNALGLSQDAEAVRHLGEFGVVFLMFVIGLEFNLPKLRAMRGHVFGLGLFQVVLTILLGTVGSLVLAWLLPSFWRMSWQTALALSGALTMSSTAIVIKLMAERLELESEHGKRVMGVLLFQDLAVVPLLVLIPALGSKPETLLAALGLATLKAAGLVLLLLVGGQRLMRWWLTLVARRKSEELFVLNLLLITLGLAWLTELAGLSLALGAFIAGMLISETEYKHQVETDIRPFHDVLLGLFFITIGMMLDWRLVGQRWGLVLLLLSAPLLFKLALVTLLARGFGASMGVSLRTGLYLAQAGEFGFVLLTLAAQNGLVRPELLNPVLASMVISMLATPFIIMWSNRIVMKLVAGEWLQQSLQMTTIARKSINANKHVIICGYGRCGQNLARMLEREGIPYMALDLDPDRVRHAAAAGDSVVFGDAARLQSLAAAGLARASAVVVTYLDTAGAMKVLAHTRAHAPQVPVIVRTSDDHDLEKLQAAGATEVVPEALEGSLMLASHALALVGVPMRRVIRIVQEQRDARYNLLRGYFHGADDDTADELEAERLSTVTLPLGARAAGRALGHFALHAMGVRVVSLRRQEGGTVLPEADPVLADGDTLVLCGRAESLALAEEKLLRG